TCCTCGCCTTCCTACTTCCCTCGGTTCCCCCCTCGCCCGCCGACCTACCTGGAGGCAGGTAATAAAGCAGGAGGAGGGAGATAGATGGGTGGGAGGGCGGGGCGCAGCGTGGTGCCATAAAGGCCCGCCGGAGAGGCCGGTCCAGGGAGTGTCCAGCCCGCAGGAGCCGGGACCGTCCGCGTTGCAAGCcggggctggggcagagggcagagggccagGGAAGGCCATGCTGCGAGCGCCAGGACTAGGCCTCAGGGCGCGGAAGGGGGCCGAGGGCTCCGCGGAGGACTTGGGGGGCTCCTGCCCCGGGGCCGGGGCGGATCTGGGGGTGCTGGGGGCGGGCCGCGCTCCCCGCGGCCTGGGCCAGGCGGAGGAGCCGGCGGGCGGGAGGCGCTCGCGGCCCGTGCGGTCCAAGGCGCGGCGCATGGCGGCCAACGTGCGGGAGCGCAAGCGCATCCTGGACTACAACGAGGCGTTCAACGCGCTGCGCCGGGCCCTGCGGCACGACCTGGGCGGTAAGAGGCTCTCCAAGATCGCCACGCTGCGCAGGGCCATCCATCGCATCGCCGCGCTCTCCCTCGCCCTGCGCGCCAGCCCTGCGCCCCGCGGGCCCTGCGGACACCTGGAGTGCCACGGCCGGGGCGCGCGCGGGAACCCCGGGGACGCGAGGGACGACTCAGGTGCCAGACCCCCGCCGCCCGCAGGGCCCGGCCTCGCGCGCCCAGATGCCACTCGCCCCCCGGTGCCGCCCCCGCCCCGCTGCGCCTCGTGCTCCCCGCACGCGCCCCCGGGACGGCCCCGCGCGCTGGCCGAGGTGCCGGGCCCGGCCCAGGCCTCCGGGGGAAGCTGGCGCCGAGGTCCGGGGGCTTCCTCAGCCGGGCCGCCTCCCTGGCCGCGCGGCTACCTGCGAGCCAGCCCCGGGATGGGCCCCCCGCGCTCCTGACCCGGCTCGGGGCGCCCGCGGGCCTGGAGGGAGGCCGTGCTGGCAGCTGGGCTGCAAGAGCGGAGGCTGCAGAGGCGCCTGGACAGAGCGACACGGGACACAGCGACACTGCACCGGCTGAGACCTGGCACGGAGGAGACGCTGCCTCTCCAGGGAAAAGGAGCTCGGGGGCCTGGGGAGCACCGCCAATCCCGGCCTGGGGAGGCGGCTCCAGGAAAGGGTCAGGATCCCGGATTCATCTTGGACTGGAACTCGTCCTGGAAAGCAGCCTTTGCACTCCGTGCCTCGGGGCCCTGTCTGCCCTCTCTGCCTTCAGGAGGGCGAGGGATGGGACAGGTGTGGGAGCCGTGGGGCCCGCTGTGGTCTCATGGCCAAGGGCCGAGTCCCCTTCCCCTGCCTGATCCGGGAGAGGCAGTCAGGAGcagcagcaaaataaaaaagggaaaactgtCATTTCTGCCCGATTCCAGACACCAGCGGGCGCAGTGGCCCAGGGCGGCAGGAAAGCCTGAGGGCCGTGCTCGCCTTGGATGCTGGGCGGGGCCTGAGCGCACAGGTGGGCCCCGGGGGAACCGgttcatggcaaaaccccaggtGTGGCTGAGCTCTGGGGCCCACGGGGAGGAAAGAGACAGCCAGCGATGACGCCCCGCCCTGCGTCCCTGGGGTGGGAGAGGACAGTATTGGGAGAGGGGCTTGGGGGATGTGCTCAGCCCAGGCTCTGGACTTCCCTGCAGAGCCGTGGTCTGGAGTCAGCCACATGGAGGGCTACCACGAAGGGAGAGTCTGGCCATGTCTCAGGGCAGGAGGCCAAGGGCAGGCCAAGGACTGGGTGCAAGTCCTGCATACACCTACCTCCAGCAACAGGCAGGGAGAGCTCCCAGGGAACCTCGGGCCAGGGCCCCCCCATGGTGAGGGGCGGACTTGGAACCCAGGAAGGATTCTGGGTGGGAGGGTTGAGTGAGGGCAGAGGGGCCTCAGGCCAAGCCTGCTGAGTGACTGAGTGGCACAGCCAGTTCCACATGGAGAGCTGTCCTCGTCTGAGATGAGCTGGTGTCCCGCCGGGCTCAGGCTAAGGGTGTCATGCTGCAGGGGCCACCTGCTGGGCCAGAGCCGGAGTCTTGTGAGCCGGGGAGGGAAGGATTCCACACAGCTAGCTCCGGGTGGGGATCCCACGGAAGCTCGAGAAACGCAATTAGTCATGGCCCAGGGGGTTGTCCCAGAGCAGGTGGGGTGAGGCTCACGGCCACAGTGAAAGCTGCCTGTGCACTCTGCGAACCCCGGCCCTGGCTGGCACGCTCAGCATCCCGTCCTCAGCCGCAGGCCTTCTTTCGGGCTCCCAATTGCCCAGGAGGGCTGTGGCACAGACGCTATTCAGAGGGGACATGGGGTCTAGCCAGGCCTGCCCCGGGCCAGCCCCTCCTCTGCCGCCCCTGTCAGCCTCCGGTTCCTCCCCTCTGACACGAATGGTGACTGCAGCGCAGGGTGGCTGTGAGGAGTCAAAGTGGTTCCTAATGGACTGTTTCTGGCAAACACGGCGTTCCGCAGTCGTGACTGTTTGCACGATTAGAATCTGAGGCGAGGCCAGCTTGGATAAGGCCGTAGCCCTCTTTCAGCCTCAGGTGTTCATTCTCTGGAAATATGATACAATGGCCAGCAAGTCCTGCTTGCCTCAATTCCAGGACTGAAAGAAATAAGGGTTCCTCTCCCACAATCTCACGCTCAGCCTGGAAATGGCAAGGACACCAGAGCAGGCAGAATCCTGAGGCGGCAACCCTGTGAGTTcagccgggggtggggggatgtCACAGGTCTGGACTTATGTCTCCTCACTTACCAGCTGAGTGATCTGGGCAAAGCACCTGGTGGCTTTGAGCCTCAGTGTTCCTATCTGTATAATGGGCTAGAATAAGTACTTAACATCATAGGCTGTTGCAGAGACTAAATGAGACAATGCATTTAAAGCAATAGCATAGTggcggccgggtgcagtggctcacgcctgtaatcccaacactttgggaggctgagtggggcagattactaggtcaggagttcgagaccagcctggccaacatggtgaaatcacatctctactaaaaatacaaaaattagccaatgtggtggtgggtgcctgtaatcccagctacacaggaggtggaggcaaaagaattgcttgaacgcgggaggcagaggttgcagtaagctgagaccacaccattgcactccagcctgggcagcagagcgagactccgactcaaaaataatcaataaataaaataaacagtagCATAGCCTGCAGAAGCACTCACTGGGCGGAGGCTGCTCAGACACATCCAATTCACAAGGTTGTTGCAAGGACAGAATGCCTGGGAAGGtgttttataaactgtaaagttCAGGACACACTGCAGTCATCAAGGTCTGCGTGTTTCGGTGTGCACATCATATGTTTGTGTGCTGATACTTGCCTGGCATTCTGAGTCTGTGATGTGGACGTATTTTGTGTGTGCTTACACAGATGTGTGGCTGCGTGGACATTTGTGTGTGTATCGAACACGTATCAGCCTGACAAgtgcttcctcctccctctgatGCCACAGGGGTCCTGGGCCTGAGTAGCCTTAGTTATGTGCCGTTTAGGGTTCCTGGAACTCTTGCTCGATTTTCTGTCGGCTTCCCAAGATCATATCCATTCACCAAGATAACTGATATGTGGTGAAGAAAGGATTTTGTGATTATTCTAAAATGGTGGTTatcatggccaggcgtggtggctcatgcctctattcccagcactttaggaggccgaggagggcgggtcacctgagatggagatggagaccatcctggccaacatggtgaaaccccatctctatgaaaaatacacaaatacaaaaattagccaggtgtagtggtgcatgcctgtaatcccaaattgcagtgagccaagatggcgccatcgcactccagtctgggcaacaagcgtgaaactcggtctaaaaaaaaaattacgaggccgggcgcagtggctcaagcctgtaatctcagcactttgggaggccgaggcgggtggatcacaaggtcaagagatcaagaccatcctggtcaacatggtgaaaccccatctctactaaaaatacaaaaaattagctgggcatggtggcgcgtgcctgtaatcccagctactcaggaggctgaggcaggagaattgactgaacccaggaggcagagattgcggtgagccgagttcgcaccattgcactccagcctgggtaacaagagcgaaactccaggatagtatcaatttttttttttttttttttaaagttggggtttcaccatgatggtcaggctggtcttgaactcctgacctcaggtgatccactcacctccgcctcccaaagtgctgggattatatgcgtgagccaccacacccagcctgagcaAAATTCTTAATATAGTCAAATTTATGAAATCTGAAAAGTTATACCAAAGCCACAAACAttgtgaggttttttgtttgtttgttttgagaaggagtctcattctatcacccaggctagagtgcagtggtgcaatctcagctcactgctaccttcactgcctcccaggttcaagtgactctcctacctcagcctcccaagtagctgtggttacaggcacttgccaccatgcctggctaatttttgtatttttagtggtgacgtggttttgctctgttggccaagctgatctcgaactcttgacctcaagtgatccaccagcctcagcctcccaaggtgctgggattacaggccagccGAATTTTCAAATCCTATTCATTTGCAGGTGTCCTGTCAGCTCCCATATCTCCCACTGAGctgagtggcacaatctcggctcactgcagccttgagctcccaggttcaagcagtcctcctacctcagcctcccaagtagctgggattacaggtgcatgccaccacacctacctaatttttgtattttttgtagagatgggatttcaccatgttgcccaggctggtcctgaagtcCTTGGCTGAAGCAGTCTTcaagcctcggcctcctgaagtgccgggattacaggcatgagccatgacgcCCCACCTGATTGTAggaatttaaactattttatacAGCCACTttcaaaccacacacacacatccctggtGGCTCCGGGTCACACTTGCAAAACAATGTAAGAAGAAGTgttagagagaaagagatgcGGAGGACAGAGAAGAAGGCAGAATCAGAGGAGGAAAAcctaagagagaagaaaggggcaGAGGAGAATCCAAGGACAGACAGCTGGAGCCTGAGGCCCTTCAGAACCGGCGCCCGCCCTAGCAGCTCTGACCTAGGGGCTCTGCCTGCTGGCTCTTTAGCACCACCAAATTGCTCTGATGGGCCCGAGGCCGGCTCAACAGCCCcgcttctcctcctccccacccagtgCTGAACTGCGTAGAAACCCGTTCATGGGGCCTGCTGGTCCAGCCAGCATCCGCTCCCTCTAGGGGCTACCCCGCCTGGCGCCCACACTGTCCCTTTCCTCCTGGAGCTGGAGCAAGGCTTCAGCCTGGATGCCCGTAGGGGTTGGGGGCCAGGGTCTGAGTGGGATGTGAGGAGAGGGCCTAGGGCCCAGCATTTCCCAGCAGATGGGAGGAACTGCACGCTTGCCTTGGCAGAAGCAGCACAGGGCTCAGTTCCCCGGAAAGCTGAAGACACACCCCTGTGTGGCccagggtgattttttttttcctttttttttttttttttttttttgagacggagtttcgctcttgttacccaggctggagtgcaatggtacgatctcggctcaccgcaacctccgcctcctgggttcaggcaattctcctgcctcagcctcctgagtagctgagattacaggcacgcgccaccatgcccagctaattttgtgtatttttagtagagacggggtttcaccatgttgaccaagatggtctcgatctcttgaccttgtgatccacccgccttgaccttgtaatcccaaagtgctgggattacaggcttaagccaccgtgcccagcttccttttttttttttttagacagtctcactctgtcactcaggctggagtacactggcgagatcttggctcattgcaacctcccaggttcaagtgattctcctgcctcagccttcagagtagctgggattacaggcacacaccacaacgcccagctaatttttgtatttttagtagaggtagggttttaccatgttgagcaggctggtctcgatctcttgacctcgtgatccacccacctcggcctcccaaggtgctgagattacaggcgtgagccactgcgcctggccactaaTATGTCTTTCTCCCCATCCACAGCCCCCGCCCAGAGGAGCAGGCCCTGGAGCTTCAGTGGAAACCTGAGGCTGCCCTGAGTCcctctgggctgggctgggctggggcagagGCAAAAGTGCTGCCAGGGTGAATCTCTGGAGAGAGGGAATTGAAAAGGAAAAGCATCACcaaggagggggagagggagggaggccgtgtggtatgcacacacacacacagcctccgTGACTTAGCCTGAGCCTCCCTGGGAAGAGGCGCATGCTCCTCCCTGCTCTCGGAGCTTTCTTTGCTTCCCTGCCCATCTGTGCTCTCAGCAGTGCCAGCAAAGTTGGCCTCACACTTGAACGGAGCTGGAGGCTCCAGTGTCTTCCTGGGAGCTCCGCAGGGCAGCGGGCAGGCCCCAGCCTCTGAACTCAGCTGGCCTCAAGAAGCCCAGCCCAAGCCTTCCAGCACGCAGCCGGCCCGCCGGCCCTCGGGGGACGCCTCTGCCCTGACGCGGAGGGCCCAGAGTCTGGGCTGGGGAATGGTGCGCTGAGGTCCCTCCAGAGCCCTGTGTCTCCGCctggagctgcagcagcagcagcagcgcaaGGCCAGGCACCCATGGCTGACCTGgggcagcctcagtttccctctgcaCAGGAGCCGGGCTCCACCTCATCCCTGGACCTGCCGGAGATGGAGAAACTCCTCACCAGGGCAGAGAACAAGGATGGCAAGACCCTGAGTCTGTCCAGCTCCCTCTCGGTGCCTCTGGATCTGGAGCGGAATGACCACGGCCTGCCCTTCAAGGCCATCTCTGAGGGGCAGCTGGAGGCCCCACTGCCTCGGTCCCCCTCCCGGGCCAGCTCCAGAAGGGCCTCCTCCATCGCCACCACCTCCTATGTCCAAGACCGGGGAGCCCCCCGAGATTACCTCATCCTGGCCGTCGCTGCCTGCTTCTGCCCCGTCTGGCCCCTCAACCTCATCCCCCTCATCTTTTCCATCATGGTAAGTGCTGCTCTTCCCTCCAGGGTGGGGCTGGGCCCAGGGGGCGGCATGTCCCCCAGGCAGGCCCCACACACAATGCCTGGGGTGTGGAGGAGAGATGGGTGTGGGGGCTTGAGGGACACCCCTTTTCTCGCTGGCCTCCCTTCCCCTTGGGAGGGGCCCCGGGGCCGGGAAGGCGTCTGCTCTATTCTCTCATCTCTGCTTCTGGGCATCACTGCTCGACTGTGCCTGTGGCTCAGGGAGGGCACTCAGGAGCTGCTGGTGTTAAGTCCCACAGGGCAGAGAGACTGCCAGGCTGCGGGGTGTGCTACGTTTGGAGGGAGGGGCTGCCCCATAGTCAGCCCTGAGTGGGGCTGTCTCAGCAGGGGCTGCCACCTGACGGGGGTCCCAGGGCCCTGTGTTCCCAGGAACCTGTCCTCCAGGGCACCTGGGCGCTCCTAGCCTCTCTCAGCTCTGGTTTCCAAGAGCGGCAGCGTCTTCCCTGCAGGGCACTAAGAGCTCAGGGCCAGGCTCCCCAGGGAGCCTGAGGGAGCACGAGGAGGGGATAGCGCGCAGGCTGCTCCTCCCGAGGGTGGAGTCCCCCAGAGCCCTCTGCAGCTCTGCAGCTGCGCTGATTTCAGCCTCCGTCTTCAGAGCAGGGCAGGTCTGGGTCACAAGTGAAACGTAAGCATCAGAGGGCACAGCCCGCCTCGCCCAGGAAGGGGCATGTGCCACGTTTTTACATCTACAGGGTTTTGAGTGAACTGTCTTAGATTGTGTCCAGTCCAAGCCATCTGGGTACAGCTACTTATAAAGGATTCCATAGAATGTGTCAGCAGATATTGGCAAGGGACTTTTGAAGTCCAGGAAGAGAGAGTTACAAAAGGTGGGGGGAGAGAGCAGGGCAGGCGACGCTTTCAGAGTGAGGGCAGGGGCGGCCGTGGGGACGAAAGCACTGGCCCAGGCTGGTCGGGGCCAGAGGACGGCGAGGGAGGTGGGCGTCAGCCCAGCCGGGAGCAGCTTCCTGGAGAGCCATGGGCAGTGGGCCCCCAGGAGCGGTCCTCTGAGAAAGCTCCTCTCTCCTCAAACGCATACCTCTGTCGTCTGCTTCAGTGAGGCCCAGTCTCCCTCCACGGAAGCTTTCCCCAACCTGAAGGATGGGCCTGGGCTCGGGAAGCTTTGGGGCAGTTCTCCGTGATCCCTGCTGTTCCCAGGGACCGCATGCGGGTAGAGCCAAGACCCAGGGGCGCAGCAGTGGCTCTGGGCAGGGCCCATGTCTCAGTTACAGGGAAGGGTCCCAGGAGGGGACCAGATTTGGGGAGGAAAGCCCCCCAAGGGCTCGGGAGAAAACAGCTGCTGAAACCACCTCCTGGTGGGCAGCAGGGGCAGAGGCTGCGTGGAACCTGTCTTTGTCCACAGGAGGCCAAGCCCAGGACTCTGAGACCACAGAACCCACCCAGTGCCTTGCCACATTCTTtcaggctttttgttttgttttgagacggagtctcactctgtctcccaggctggagtgcaatggcagaatcttggctccctgcaaactccgcctcccaggttcaagtgattctcctgcctcagcttcctgagtagctgggattacaggtgcccgccaccatgcctggctaagttttgtatttttagtagagacgtggtttggccatattggccaggctggtctcgaattcctgaccttgtgatacaccctcctcagcctcccaaagtgttgggattacaggcatgagccaccgtacccagccttttttttttttttttttttttttcctttttgagatggagtcttgctctgccgcccaggctggagtgcaacagcgcgatctcggctcactgcagcctccttctcctggtttcaggcaattctcctgcctcagcctcacgagtagctgggactacaggcacctgccagcatgcccagcaaatttttgtgttttgagaagagacagggtttcactgtgttggccaggctggtctccaactcttgacctcaggtgatccgcccgcctcccctcccaaagtgctgggattacaagcgtgagccaccgcacctggccccttttACGGTTTTTGAGTCAGGTCTGATGAACACTGGTTTGGGCACAAGGAATAGAGTGCTGGCCAGACACCATCACCAATTCCTGGAGCCTCTGGGCAGCGGGGAGGGGCTCTTAAACAGATTCTTATGACATACTGCAGAAGTGTCCCTGTCAGATATACCCACGAGGTGATTAGGTGGCCCCGGGAAAGTCATTCACGGCCCTCCTCCTCGGCATTCCTGTCTGCAGAATGGCCATCATGTAACGCCTGCTCGAGAGCCAGGAGGAGGTGAGATGGGACAGGCCACGTCCAGTGCTCAGAGCAACACCAGCAGGGCGTGGGGGCTTGCGTGGTAATGGTACGTGAGGAGCAGCTGGGAGTCTCCCCGGGGGAAGATGGGAAGCCATCGCAGGTTTCTGGAAACGGCTTTCTTGAGACAGAACTTGCATACCCCTCAAGGCACCGATCTAAACTGCAGTGGTTTTTAGCATATCCACACACAGGTGCAGCCACAGCCGCAGTCCATTTTGAACACTTGCCTCATctccaaaagaaaccctgtaccccggccgggcacggtggctcaagcctgtcagcactttgggaggccaaggtgggaggatcacctgaagtcagaagctcgagaccagcctggccaacatggagaaacccggtctctactgaaaatacaaagagattagccgggcgtggtgctgtgcacttgcaatcccagctacttgggaggcggaggcaggagaatcgcttgaacccgggaggtggcggtggcagtgagccaagatccagccactctgggtgacagagcaagagtccatctttaaaaaggaaaagaaaggaaacgaACCCTGCACCGTTCACCCGTCACCCTCCACCCCCGACCCCTCACGGCAgtctcctttctgtttctgtagCTCTGCCCGTTCCGCGCATGGCGTGATGAGTGGAATGATACGGGATGAGGCCTGTGTCACTGCCCCGCTCACTTTGCATAACGCCTTCAAGCATCACCCCCGCTGTACCAGCAGCAAGTTGTAGGCTTTGCAGCCGAGAGGAGTGTGGTTGGATTTCCATTTTGCCGGATCCGTCTGGGTCGGGGtgagaggaggggctggaggggaTGAGGCTCGCGCTCAGGAGAGGTCACCTTGGTAGGAATGCAGGCCAGAGGTGAAGAGGCCTGGACCCAgaccagggccagggccagggcggGCTTCTGGAACCCTCTGAGAGTTGTTGCActgaccattcattcattcagtcgaCTTGAATGGCAAGGGGCTTGTGCTGAGGGAACGAAGTGGTGGAGGACTGTCAGGCTCCGTGAATGAATGCGTCTCTCTTATGAAGCAGGTGGAGGACGGTCAGGTCCCCGTGAATGAATGCGCTTCTTTCATGCACCAGGCGCTGTGTTGGCTTCTGGGAAGCAGAGGATCGGAGTAGAAGGTCTGACTaacatggcagagctgggagggggTGATGGGGGACGGAGGCGGCAGGGATCTCACTCTAGGAATTTACattttggctgggcaaggtggctcacacctgtaattccagcacttcaggaggtcaaggctggcggatcacttgaggtcaagtgttcaagaccaacctagccaacatggtgaaaccctgcctttactaaacatacaaaaaaaattagccaggcatggtggcaggtcctgtaataccagttactagagaggctgaggcaggagaatctcttcgacccaggaagcagaggctgcagtgagctgaggtcatgctattgcattccagcctgggtgacagagtgagattccatctcaaaaaaataaaaaaaataaatactgaagcCACCTTAGAGAGGTGTAAAGGCCTCTAACATCTAGGGGGTGGGCTGAGGGGAGTGGACAGAAAAGTGTTTGGAAGAGCGATTCCAGGAGCTGGAAGGAAATctaggaaagagggagagactcCGGGAAGGAGGGAGTCTGAGGAAGGGAGGCCAGGTTCAGTAAGTGTGGAAGCGTCCACTGGCTTGGCCACGCGCAGGTCCCCGGTAACCGGGAATGCAGGGGCCTCGGCAAAATGGAGAGAGACAGATGATTGACGGCTGAGGTCCCTGAAGCAGTGGAGAGATGGGAGGCAAAGCCCAGGAAGAAAgagccccctccccgcccctggGAGCCTGAGAGGCCGAGCGGGCAGGGACATGTGGACCTGCTCAGAGGGACGGGGCTGGCTCATGCTGCATGGCCTCCATCCTCCAGGGATGTGGGACCAAGGTCATTTGCTGAGAAATAGGGGCCTGGTGGCAGCGGGGAGGGGAAGTGCCCAGGGACACACAGGTCAATGGCCCGAGGCCTCTGCTGAGGCTGGAGACCATGGATGTGGGGTATTGGGATAGACCTGTGGGGTATTGGGATAGACCTGTGGGTGTTGGGATTGTCCTGTGGGTGTTGGGATCAGCCTGTGGGGTGTTGGGATTGTCCTGTGGGTGTTGGGATTGTCCTGTGGGGTGTGATCCTCCTGTGGGGTGTTGGGATTGTCCTGTGGGGTGTTGGGATTGTCCTGTGGGGTGTAGGGATTGTCCTGTGGGGTGTTGGGATTGTCTTGTGGTTGTTGGGATTGTCCTGTGGGTGTTGGGATCAGCCTGTGGGGCGTGATTGTCCTGTGGGGTGTTGGGATTGTCCTGTGGgtgtctgcccaccttggcctctcaaactgctgagattacaggcgagagccactgcacctggccagggccTTTCTTGGTCTGGCCTTGTCACCTCCCTGGTAGCTTCTTGTACCACGCCCACATCATGTTCCACGCTCTGCCCCAtctctccatctgtaaaatgggctaatCACAATCCCTGCCTCATGGGAACATTAGGaaggtgacatggtttggctgtgtccccacccacatctcatcttgaattgtagctcccataacccccacatgtcatgggagggacccagtggcgataactgaatcatggggccagttACCCTCATGccgctgttctcatgatagtgagttctcacgagatctcatggatttcttttgagatgaagtttcactattttttttttttttttttttttttttgagatggagtcttgctctgtttgcccaggctggagtgaagcaggggcatgatcttggctcaccacaacctctgtctcccgggttcaagcaattctcctggctcagcc
This is a stretch of genomic DNA from Saimiri boliviensis isolate mSaiBol1 chromosome 17, mSaiBol1.pri, whole genome shotgun sequence. It encodes these proteins:
- the BHLHA9 gene encoding class A basic helix-loop-helix protein 9 translates to MLRAPGLGLRARKGAEGSAEDLGGSCPGAGADLGVLGAGRAPRGLGQAEEPAGGRRSRPVRSKARRMAANVRERKRILDYNEAFNALRRALRHDLGGKRLSKIATLRRAIHRIAALSLALRASPAPRGPCGHLECHGRGARGNPGDARDDSGARPPPPAGPGLARPDATRPPVPPPPRCASCSPHAPPGRPRALAEVPGPAQASGGSWRRGPGASSAGPPPWPRGYLRASPGMGPPRS
- the TRARG1 gene encoding trafficking regulator of GLUT4 1 — translated: MADLGQPQFPSAQEPGSTSSLDLPEMEKLLTRAENKDGKTLSLSSSLSVPLDLERNDHGLPFKAISEGQLEAPLPRSPSRASSRRASSIATTSYVQDRGAPRDYLILAVAACFCPVWPLNLIPLIFSIMSRSSLQQGDTDGARRLGRLARMLSITLIIMGIIIIIAAVTVNFAVQRK